Proteins from one Chitinophaga oryzae genomic window:
- a CDS encoding RHS repeat domain-containing protein encodes MKTWVSCLVTALLLLWAGAAHAAIEPYQQQLSGKLKKGDTLLVKDEKFENPAYDWQMIRNYGVLDRITFTVNPDTLVTFGKNFSCKIDLKIEYWSSPGQDNPITLPHIPLTIRYDTAVGAVYQLSDQYDFKNAYKIKITINDISSAELGELPPVFLLKAQVVVNRDYLPQKEHTLEPVVSMVPARASTETTMAAFAAANASAGAGQVQISWDANGAQKFDLEWTFVDEESTIGRSLEQNPNQPEATLAIIFRNNSSRVTVMENSYRIPVTQQYKFLLVRIRTVDESGQFRTEGPWVYTCKLDGVQQPGIIALDAAWHRPGLNWQYSISFAEDGKRKEVMSYLDGTLRNRQTVTLNNSDQVAVAAESVLDQFGRPVASILPAPLAANKIDYYPLLNKNTSGGAYTAANIFKGLTGNCIGKPDPLNTSSGAAYYYSPANQTLGGDFRKYIPDAEGYPLAITSYTPDNTGRISQQGGVGPALQPDPIPANSHATRYYYGKPEQWELDRLFGNDAGYANHYLKNMVVDPNGEVSISYQNAAGKTVATALTGTNPNTSLLPLASRPAAVRSTVTLLQPGRFVFDPQLLKLTASTTYLASVPNVTDNLKFSMPSLIKRYQQNGVSICSNCYYELKVVVADDCNNKLVEMTNVKTGKELSDCSATADYASTIAVPVNKVGEYYITFELALNPKVIAAYTEDFITRNTNLKTHFQFVMEALAKEDFSGCFAECTTCKTTLGQKTDFVNALRDRLQRNGVDVTTNAAAVNTWAQGLYDALYANCQTLRASCMASPCDRLERALKADVTPGGQFALFKEDGTPQDSAVNVVFNYWRTVFPVQAQGSAEYEREKIELEDGSYISPHDAGFGWALVRRYWKPEWAAKFIIYHPEYCALTYCRNNSSYIGWDQRLREIHTSAADIPVVAPGKQYSYTNGDWLVDADPFFKGPGSSKVDAFRADLNNYSRNILGVTDNRLNNKHLSAYVDYQLYCADSLGTTNANGTGYGDHRWNNCAPAASCRVPDREWQQYVEYYLQLKEKYYQQFRNEGPCKGQCVVGGYPGVSKGSTASVADLCAQFDVSMFSYYEFTPPDDIHPLCYLEKVSGPPIPKGITLIVNLFDPGGTPTLVDTELFTYNSPTRKIVILPSNPYRTLELSCTGYIVDPDSACPAAFKGKISHVNNLAYKAAASVNLDSSLNAGKDSMRLHLSRSCAANVQSLLTALSTQFTSLPPDKQVLLRARLEEVCRNGGDSAHINGSSSVRPGRVNADGDATFEQVMRRYLGTFSLDVNPWVQDALYPYETPVQSVARLISNTDGGICTRLNAYITEKNSTQPAATLYNFLVAKFGANMTLTEPELNALVKGCSNCRHLLDREMKLPVFLDGNASGWISAATFNTAHAAFNTAFGGSPNTSHVNYEDVYRNFMNQRFGFTLSYLEYQTYRQKLESAPQEILCNNPVYDAVPATPYQCMLELTDGAVAGASRLYATYVDSVRRAFRNEYVLLCGGVQPKVTLETSQQHYHYTLYYYDQAGSLVRTVPPEGVDIITDQQVLDRIDQARRVDYSSCSYNGPVVNTNPQAALDMLSASVTNTANRSVEFWVHNENGSASQVITPAGNNKIYFYLCQSDKYLNVSIYNLAYPSQTNVDILSSKHVTVDLSAILPLGQFTHVVVQGANLSDPSAALNIFVNGRAFTPLADPLPTACEWTIGIGTNGNATFTTDLTHLKQLRVYTRQLSGAEIAANAQEVCMGMAPAYSTALLRDTLIWARLNTPQPGSPTTVPGQGTTEGQILAVYPRHRLTTDYAYNSLGQVVQQRSPDAGMSYFWYDYKGRLVASRNAVQVEKPNQYSYTVYDFLGRITEVGERLNAFNLGVPDFIPQSVLSNFDASGTKSQITNTYYDTPLLPTTYDQANLRKRVSASLYRDTPQSAAVGSYYSYDAIGNVKTLWQQLYGLYEMKQTDYNYDLVSGKVNAVRYQYNKPDQFFYNYEYDAENRLIGAYSNVTHAGDGWKIFSSNGANRNANYRYYLHGPLARTEIGKEVQGIDYAYTLQGWLKGINGTGLTPAQDMGQDGATGGRSTFAPDVMGYSLDYFTGDYKPIDNSVNALAMKYASSASDITGHNLFNGNISRTTLALSKLNNGAPVGYSYRYDQLNRLVRMRQHQPPAGTTTWGFAQSVDDFKEDISYDGNGNILSYLRNGTRDTSVSMDNLTYYYPRNSDGKLVSNQLRHVKDAVGDAVYKSDIDNMNDDNYLYDNIGNLVKDQAAGIKVSWNLYGKISSILFDDNSSLVYKYDASGNRTYKAFQKNGATTRTWYSRDAQGNTLAVYSDNGGSQVYWKEQQLYGSSRLGMWMPEMVVSGGTTGNAATLWGQTNLMRYELSNHLGNVMATISDTKTGSAATVYSTVDYAPFGMQMVGRKWSLSGGYRYGFNGKENDNEVKGEGNQQDYGFRIYDPRIAKFLSVDPITKQYPELTPYQFASNSPVLGVDQDGLELIASHSEPRFLKIKSGMAVFAPATATAVRQGAVELSKRMAVSAAGQLVTKGSGAALGAAVMTVALTILPQSMANPEGSEAWKNRHGINLSGQVRFYEDESGKSYPVIRTDEALKRIPIGSPLRREVWSIDKRDEEEVTLYRGVYAGHPDMPNARRGMAVPWGLNGGHNDPIKHNEDQTKSIFTSWSISEDAAIEKANERGSGGVLLKKKFKISRLIPSPDRFDELEVLVPGVVTGAAVLPPKKSR; translated from the coding sequence TCACCTTTACCGTTAACCCTGATACGCTGGTAACGTTCGGCAAGAACTTCTCCTGTAAGATTGATCTTAAAATAGAATACTGGAGCAGTCCTGGGCAGGATAACCCTATTACCCTGCCTCATATACCGCTGACCATCCGTTATGATACGGCGGTGGGCGCGGTGTACCAGCTGTCTGACCAATATGATTTTAAGAACGCGTACAAAATAAAGATCACCATTAATGATATCAGCAGCGCCGAGCTGGGAGAGCTGCCCCCGGTATTTTTGCTGAAAGCGCAGGTGGTCGTTAACCGGGATTACCTGCCGCAGAAAGAGCATACGCTGGAGCCGGTGGTGTCCATGGTGCCTGCGCGCGCGTCGACCGAAACCACCATGGCTGCTTTTGCGGCCGCCAATGCCAGCGCCGGCGCGGGACAGGTGCAGATTAGCTGGGATGCCAACGGCGCCCAGAAGTTTGACCTGGAATGGACGTTTGTGGATGAAGAGTCGACCATTGGCCGTTCACTGGAGCAGAATCCTAATCAGCCGGAGGCGACGCTGGCCATCATTTTCCGTAATAACTCCAGCCGGGTGACGGTGATGGAGAACAGTTACCGCATCCCGGTCACCCAGCAGTACAAATTCCTGTTGGTGCGTATCCGTACCGTCGATGAAAGCGGTCAGTTCAGAACGGAAGGCCCTTGGGTGTACACCTGTAAGCTGGATGGCGTGCAACAGCCAGGTATTATTGCGCTGGATGCCGCCTGGCACCGGCCGGGACTGAACTGGCAGTATAGTATCAGCTTCGCGGAAGATGGTAAGCGTAAGGAAGTGATGAGTTATCTCGATGGTACGCTGCGTAACCGCCAGACGGTGACGCTGAACAACAGCGACCAGGTGGCGGTAGCGGCGGAATCCGTGCTGGACCAGTTTGGCCGGCCGGTGGCCAGTATCCTGCCCGCCCCGCTGGCAGCCAATAAAATTGATTATTACCCGCTGCTCAACAAAAACACGAGCGGCGGCGCTTATACCGCCGCCAATATTTTCAAGGGGCTGACCGGTAACTGTATCGGGAAGCCGGACCCGCTGAACACTTCCAGCGGAGCCGCCTATTATTATTCACCTGCCAATCAGACGCTGGGTGGTGATTTCAGAAAATACATTCCAGATGCAGAAGGGTATCCGCTGGCCATCACTTCCTATACGCCGGACAATACCGGTCGTATCAGTCAACAGGGAGGCGTGGGCCCTGCGCTGCAACCAGATCCTATTCCAGCCAACAGTCACGCTACCCGTTACTATTACGGTAAACCGGAGCAGTGGGAGCTGGACCGCCTGTTTGGCAACGATGCCGGTTATGCGAATCACTATCTGAAAAATATGGTGGTAGACCCCAATGGAGAAGTCTCTATCAGTTATCAGAATGCTGCCGGTAAAACGGTGGCCACAGCGCTGACCGGTACCAATCCGAATACCAGCCTGCTGCCGCTGGCATCCCGTCCGGCAGCGGTGCGGTCTACTGTTACGTTGCTGCAGCCCGGCCGTTTTGTATTTGACCCGCAGCTGCTGAAGCTCACGGCATCCACAACTTACCTCGCTTCCGTACCGAATGTTACAGACAACCTGAAGTTCAGTATGCCGAGCCTTATCAAACGGTATCAGCAGAATGGCGTCAGCATCTGCAGCAATTGTTATTATGAACTGAAGGTAGTGGTAGCGGACGACTGTAACAATAAGCTGGTGGAGATGACCAATGTGAAGACCGGCAAAGAGTTGTCGGATTGCAGCGCCACTGCGGATTATGCCAGTACTATCGCCGTGCCTGTCAACAAGGTAGGTGAGTATTACATTACGTTTGAGTTGGCGCTGAACCCTAAAGTGATCGCTGCGTATACCGAAGATTTCATCACCCGTAATACCAACCTGAAAACACATTTTCAGTTTGTGATGGAGGCGCTGGCCAAAGAGGACTTTAGTGGTTGTTTCGCGGAGTGCACTACCTGTAAAACTACCCTCGGACAGAAGACTGATTTCGTGAACGCGCTACGCGACCGGCTGCAACGTAACGGCGTGGACGTAACCACCAACGCGGCAGCTGTTAACACCTGGGCGCAGGGGTTGTATGATGCGTTGTATGCCAACTGTCAGACGTTGCGGGCGAGCTGTATGGCTTCCCCGTGCGACAGGCTGGAACGTGCGCTGAAAGCAGATGTAACGCCGGGAGGGCAGTTTGCGCTGTTTAAAGAAGACGGTACGCCACAGGACTCAGCGGTCAATGTTGTATTTAATTACTGGCGGACTGTTTTTCCGGTGCAGGCGCAAGGTTCGGCTGAGTATGAAAGAGAGAAAATTGAACTGGAAGACGGTAGCTATATTAGTCCGCATGATGCCGGCTTTGGCTGGGCATTGGTAAGGCGCTATTGGAAGCCGGAATGGGCCGCGAAGTTTATCATTTATCATCCGGAATACTGTGCGTTAACCTATTGCCGGAATAACAGCTCCTATATCGGATGGGATCAACGTTTACGCGAGATACATACCAGTGCTGCAGATATACCGGTGGTAGCGCCCGGAAAGCAGTATAGTTATACAAATGGCGACTGGCTGGTAGATGCGGACCCTTTTTTCAAAGGGCCGGGAAGTTCGAAGGTGGACGCATTTAGGGCGGACCTGAATAATTACTCCAGAAATATATTGGGGGTAACTGATAACCGTTTGAACAATAAACATCTCAGTGCCTACGTAGATTATCAGTTGTATTGTGCCGACTCTCTGGGTACCACTAATGCCAATGGTACCGGTTACGGGGATCACCGCTGGAATAATTGTGCGCCTGCTGCCTCCTGCCGCGTGCCTGACAGAGAATGGCAGCAATACGTGGAATATTATCTTCAGTTAAAAGAAAAATACTACCAGCAGTTCAGGAATGAAGGGCCATGTAAAGGACAGTGTGTAGTGGGCGGGTATCCGGGAGTGTCCAAGGGTAGCACGGCCAGCGTGGCGGATCTTTGCGCACAGTTTGATGTCAGCATGTTCAGTTACTATGAGTTTACGCCACCGGACGATATTCATCCGTTATGCTACCTGGAGAAAGTAAGTGGACCACCTATTCCCAAGGGTATTACGCTTATCGTGAATCTGTTTGATCCGGGTGGAACACCGACGTTAGTGGATACAGAACTTTTTACTTATAATTCTCCTACCAGGAAGATCGTCATTTTACCATCGAATCCTTACAGGACCCTGGAGTTAAGCTGTACCGGGTATATTGTAGATCCTGATTCTGCATGTCCTGCCGCTTTTAAAGGGAAAATTTCCCATGTAAACAATCTGGCGTATAAGGCCGCTGCATCTGTGAATCTCGATTCCAGCCTGAATGCAGGGAAGGATTCCATGAGGCTCCATCTGAGCCGGTCTTGTGCTGCTAATGTACAAAGCCTGTTAACGGCGCTATCAACGCAGTTTACCAGTCTGCCTCCCGATAAACAGGTGTTACTTCGCGCCCGTTTGGAAGAAGTATGCCGCAATGGTGGCGACAGTGCGCATATAAACGGGTCCAGCTCCGTACGGCCAGGCAGGGTAAATGCAGATGGTGATGCGACCTTTGAACAGGTAATGCGCCGCTATCTGGGAACCTTTAGTCTTGACGTTAATCCATGGGTGCAGGATGCTTTATATCCGTACGAGACACCCGTTCAAAGTGTGGCAAGACTAATCAGTAACACCGACGGGGGGATCTGTACCCGCCTGAATGCTTACATTACAGAAAAGAACAGTACTCAGCCAGCTGCCACCCTATACAACTTCCTGGTAGCGAAATTCGGCGCTAATATGACGCTGACGGAGCCTGAACTCAATGCATTGGTGAAAGGCTGTAGCAACTGCCGCCACCTGTTGGACAGGGAGATGAAACTGCCTGTATTCCTGGATGGTAATGCCAGCGGCTGGATCAGCGCCGCAACTTTTAATACAGCACACGCGGCTTTTAATACTGCTTTTGGTGGGTCGCCCAATACATCGCATGTTAATTATGAGGATGTATACCGCAACTTCATGAATCAGCGGTTTGGCTTCACTCTTAGTTATTTAGAATACCAGACCTATCGGCAAAAGTTGGAAAGCGCTCCTCAGGAGATATTGTGTAACAACCCGGTATATGATGCGGTGCCTGCAACCCCTTACCAATGCATGTTGGAGCTGACAGACGGTGCAGTGGCCGGTGCTTCCCGGTTATATGCTACGTATGTGGATTCCGTGCGGCGGGCGTTCCGCAATGAATATGTATTGTTGTGCGGTGGCGTTCAGCCGAAAGTCACGCTGGAAACATCGCAGCAGCATTATCACTATACGCTGTATTATTATGATCAGGCAGGTTCGCTGGTACGTACGGTCCCGCCGGAAGGAGTGGACATCATCACCGACCAGCAGGTGCTGGACAGGATCGACCAGGCACGCCGTGTGGATTATAGCAGCTGCTCCTATAACGGTCCTGTAGTCAATACAAACCCGCAGGCGGCGCTGGACATGCTGTCTGCTTCCGTTACCAATACGGCCAACCGCTCCGTGGAATTCTGGGTACACAATGAGAATGGCAGCGCATCGCAGGTAATCACACCGGCGGGCAACAATAAGATCTATTTCTATCTCTGTCAGAGCGATAAATACCTGAATGTATCTATCTACAACCTGGCGTATCCTTCGCAGACGAACGTCGATATCCTGTCATCCAAGCATGTGACGGTAGACCTGAGCGCGATATTGCCACTGGGCCAGTTTACACATGTGGTGGTACAGGGTGCCAATTTATCGGACCCCTCTGCGGCGCTAAATATTTTCGTCAACGGCCGTGCTTTTACACCATTGGCAGATCCGCTGCCGACGGCCTGCGAATGGACCATCGGTATCGGGACTAATGGTAATGCCACTTTCACCACAGACCTTACTCATCTGAAACAGTTGCGCGTGTATACCCGTCAATTGTCAGGCGCGGAGATCGCGGCCAACGCGCAGGAAGTGTGTATGGGTATGGCGCCGGCGTACAGCACGGCGCTGCTGCGGGACACCCTGATATGGGCCAGGCTCAATACGCCGCAGCCCGGATCGCCTACCACGGTGCCTGGCCAGGGTACTACAGAAGGGCAGATATTGGCGGTTTATCCCCGTCACCGGTTGACCACCGACTATGCGTATAACTCCCTGGGCCAGGTAGTACAGCAGCGGTCCCCCGATGCGGGAATGAGCTATTTCTGGTACGATTATAAAGGCCGTCTGGTAGCTTCCCGTAATGCTGTTCAGGTAGAGAAGCCTAACCAGTACAGTTATACCGTTTATGATTTCTTAGGGCGTATTACTGAAGTAGGGGAAAGGCTAAACGCCTTTAATCTCGGTGTCCCTGATTTTATTCCGCAGTCGGTATTAAGTAATTTTGACGCATCAGGTACTAAATCGCAGATCACCAATACCTATTATGATACGCCGCTACTGCCGACCACCTATGACCAGGCTAACCTGCGCAAGCGGGTGTCCGCCAGCCTGTACCGGGATACGCCGCAGTCGGCCGCAGTGGGCAGCTATTACAGCTATGATGCCATCGGTAATGTGAAAACCCTGTGGCAGCAACTGTATGGCCTTTACGAAATGAAGCAGACCGACTATAACTACGACCTTGTTAGCGGCAAGGTGAATGCCGTGCGGTATCAGTATAATAAGCCGGACCAGTTTTTCTACAACTATGAATATGATGCGGAAAACAGATTAATCGGCGCCTACAGCAATGTGACCCACGCCGGCGATGGCTGGAAGATATTCTCCTCCAATGGCGCCAACCGAAATGCCAACTACCGGTATTACCTGCACGGCCCATTGGCCCGTACAGAAATCGGTAAAGAGGTGCAGGGCATCGACTATGCCTATACGCTGCAGGGTTGGCTGAAAGGCATCAATGGCACCGGGCTTACACCGGCGCAGGATATGGGGCAGGACGGCGCCACGGGTGGCCGTAGTACTTTCGCTCCGGATGTAATGGGTTATTCACTTGATTACTTTACCGGCGACTATAAGCCTATCGACAACTCCGTCAACGCGCTGGCGATGAAGTATGCCTCTTCCGCGAGTGATATCACCGGTCATAATTTGTTCAACGGTAATATCAGTCGCACTACGCTGGCGCTCAGTAAGTTGAACAACGGCGCCCCGGTAGGCTACAGTTACCGCTACGATCAGCTCAACAGGCTGGTGCGCATGCGGCAGCACCAGCCGCCGGCAGGTACTACCACCTGGGGCTTCGCCCAGTCCGTGGATGATTTTAAAGAGGACATCAGCTACGATGGTAATGGCAATATCCTGTCGTACCTGCGTAACGGTACCCGCGATACCAGTGTCTCTATGGACAACCTCACCTATTATTATCCCCGTAATAGCGATGGAAAGCTGGTATCCAACCAGTTGCGTCATGTTAAAGATGCAGTGGGTGATGCTGTCTACAAATCGGATATAGATAATATGAACGATGATAATTATCTTTATGATAACATCGGCAACCTGGTCAAAGACCAGGCTGCAGGTATCAAGGTCAGCTGGAACCTATACGGTAAGATCAGCAGCATCCTGTTCGATGACAACAGCTCTTTGGTTTATAAATACGATGCCAGCGGTAACCGCACCTACAAAGCGTTCCAGAAAAATGGTGCCACCACCCGTACATGGTACAGCCGTGATGCACAGGGCAACACGCTCGCCGTCTACAGCGACAATGGCGGTAGCCAGGTCTACTGGAAAGAACAGCAGTTATACGGCAGTTCCCGCCTCGGTATGTGGATGCCGGAGATGGTGGTCAGCGGCGGTACTACCGGCAACGCCGCCACGCTCTGGGGACAGACGAACCTGATGCGGTATGAACTGTCCAACCACCTGGGCAATGTGATGGCTACTATCTCCGATACGAAAACAGGTAGCGCCGCCACGGTATATTCAACAGTAGATTATGCGCCGTTCGGGATGCAGATGGTGGGAAGGAAGTGGAGTTTGAGCGGAGGGTATAGGTATGGGTTTAACGGGAAGGAGAATGATAATGAAGTGAAGGGAGAGGGGAATCAGCAGGATTATGGGTTTAGAATCTATGATCCCCGAATTGCTAAGTTCTTATCTGTAGATCCAATTACGAAACAGTATCCTGAGTTGACGCCGTATCAGTTTGCAAGTAACAGCCCCGTTTTAGGTGTGGATCAGGATGGGCTAGAGCTGATTGCTAGTCATAGTGAACCCCGCTTTCTGAAAATTAAGTCTGGAATGGCAGTCTTTGCCCCAGCTACTGCAACTGCTGTTAGGCAAGGAGCTGTCGAACTTAGTAAAAGAATGGCAGTTAGCGCTGCTGGACAGTTGGTAACGAAAGGAAGCGGCGCCGCATTAGGAGCTGCAGTAATGACGGTGGCCCTTACTATTCTTCCTCAGTCTATGGCAAACCCTGAAGGTAGTGAAGCGTGGAAGAATCGGCATGGAATAAATCTATCTGGACAAGTACGGTTTTATGAAGATGAGAGCGGAAAGTCATACCCTGTAATAAGAACAGATGAGGCATTAAAGAGGATACCAATAGGTAGTCCACTTAGAAGAGAGGTTTGGTCTATCGATAAAAGAGATGAGGAAGAAGTCACACTCTATAGAGGGGTGTATGCTGGGCATCCTGATATGCCGAATGCTCGTCGTGGAATGGCGGTTCCCTGGGGGCTTAATGGTGGGCATAATGATCCTATAAAACACAACGAAGATCAGACCAAGAGCATATTTACTTCTTGGTCTATATCTGAGGATGCAGCAATTGAGAAGGCTAACGAACGCGGATCTGGAGGAGTGTTGCTAAAGAAAAAATTTAAGATTTCACGCTTAATTCCTTCGCCAGACAGGTTTGATGAATTAGAAGTTTTAGTCCCTGGAGTTGTTACAGGGGCCGCTGTTTTACCTCCAAAAAAAAGTAGATAA
- a CDS encoding helix-turn-helix domain-containing protein has protein sequence MSAFVRRIRTSNYSKIEHGIREPSIEALKKIARLFGMTIDELVHPEGKMPRSKSGG, from the coding sequence GTGAGCGCGTTCGTGAGGCGCATTCGCACTTCTAACTATAGCAAAATAGAACATGGAATAAGAGAACCTTCCATTGAGGCTTTAAAGAAGATTGCACGCCTGTTCGGCATGACCATCGATGAACTGGTACACCCGGAAGGTAAAATGCCAAGAAGTAAAAGTGGAGGATAA
- a CDS encoding M57 family metalloprotease produces MKHSNGFYMSAIVCIASLTLLFSSCSKKDQALNDPTPAPTTVEEMKNYLANQGFDREHIVFEKDRVIIEDDIIITIADLQQRVADSKAGPNTEQRRGTYIVSNAYNSDIKFYLEPGIPAVWQTAIRGAIANWNAVNGTRLGMSIVTSAASANTRIFMGYENANWIARAYLPGSDSRPGVTVEINSKYNTMSATQQLFAITHEFGHTIGFHHTNQTFGTLIPGTPTSDPNSVMNSTVLPWNGFTSWDVRATQILYPQ; encoded by the coding sequence ATGAAACACTCTAATGGTTTCTACATGAGCGCAATCGTCTGTATTGCCTCCTTAACCCTCCTCTTCTCCTCCTGTTCCAAGAAAGACCAAGCACTGAACGACCCAACGCCCGCCCCCACCACCGTAGAAGAAATGAAGAACTACCTGGCCAACCAGGGATTTGATCGCGAGCACATTGTCTTTGAGAAAGACCGCGTTATTATCGAAGACGATATTATTATCACTATTGCAGACCTTCAACAACGTGTTGCCGACTCGAAAGCAGGGCCCAACACAGAACAACGACGTGGCACTTATATTGTCAGCAATGCCTACAACAGCGACATCAAGTTTTACCTTGAGCCCGGCATTCCCGCTGTATGGCAAACAGCCATCAGAGGCGCCATCGCCAACTGGAACGCCGTTAACGGCACCCGTTTGGGAATGTCTATCGTAACCTCTGCCGCAAGTGCCAACACCAGGATTTTCATGGGTTATGAAAACGCCAATTGGATCGCACGAGCCTACCTGCCAGGGTCAGACAGCAGGCCCGGTGTAACCGTTGAAATCAATTCCAAGTACAACACCATGTCTGCCACCCAGCAGTTGTTTGCCATCACCCATGAATTCGGTCATACTATCGGGTTCCACCACACCAACCAGACTTTCGGTACATTAATTCCCGGAACACCGACTTCAGATCCGAATTCTGTGATGAATTCAACCGTACTGCCATGGAATGGATTTACCTCATGGGATGTGCGTGCAACGCAGATATTGTATCCGCAGTAA